A genomic stretch from Terriglobus sp. RCC_193 includes:
- a CDS encoding ribulokinase — MAIVAGADFGTLSVRVTLLDSDRGRLGTASASYPLNRKRDDPDFATQSHTAQMDALVLATREVLAQTGVNGADVQAFALDTTGSSVVPVDAAMQPLDDYYLWCDHRALNEAQEITALAHERNLEAIEWCGGVYSHEWGWAKLLHWLRHNPEKRAYFASAFEHCDMVAATLSGITSPRDAKRSVCALGHKWLWNPKWDGFPPEEFLIAVDPLLTGVREKLQGEVLTSDHLAGHLDTAWAEKLGLRAGIPIPVGAFDAHWDAIGAGCREGDVVNVVGTSTCIIAMQPRTSLIPGVCGVVPGSVHPQYTGVEAGLSAVGDIFDAIARRSGTDVKTLSQGLDTFRAGQTGLLRLSWDNGDRTVLVRSDLGGITLGWNLVSTAQDELFAAIEGTAFHTRIILERMAEYGVPVERVINGGGIPQHNPTLNQIYANVFNKPVLVPASSTTSVGAGIFAQVAAGSFATIEDAQARMCPQHKVYEPDPDAVVIYEQLYPLYRRVYESFGDRRAAPQSFTEVLHDLREIAARSRGAH, encoded by the coding sequence ATGGCCATCGTAGCTGGAGCAGATTTTGGAACACTCAGCGTCCGTGTGACGCTGCTGGACAGTGACCGCGGACGCCTGGGAACAGCCTCTGCATCGTATCCGTTGAACCGCAAGCGTGACGATCCGGATTTCGCTACGCAGTCGCACACGGCTCAGATGGACGCGCTTGTACTGGCTACGCGCGAAGTCCTGGCGCAAACAGGCGTGAACGGTGCCGATGTGCAGGCGTTCGCGTTGGATACCACAGGATCAAGCGTGGTGCCTGTCGACGCCGCCATGCAGCCGCTGGACGACTACTATCTGTGGTGCGATCACCGTGCGCTGAACGAAGCGCAGGAGATCACCGCGCTGGCGCACGAGCGCAATCTTGAGGCTATCGAGTGGTGCGGTGGCGTGTACTCGCACGAGTGGGGATGGGCCAAGCTACTGCACTGGCTGCGCCACAACCCGGAAAAGCGCGCATACTTCGCATCGGCATTTGAACACTGCGACATGGTGGCGGCAACGCTGTCAGGCATCACGTCGCCACGCGACGCGAAACGCAGTGTCTGCGCGCTGGGGCACAAGTGGTTATGGAATCCGAAGTGGGATGGATTTCCGCCGGAAGAGTTCCTGATCGCTGTTGACCCACTCCTTACCGGTGTTCGCGAAAAGCTGCAGGGCGAGGTACTGACCTCAGATCATCTTGCGGGCCACCTCGACACGGCATGGGCAGAAAAGCTTGGCCTGCGTGCGGGTATCCCCATTCCTGTGGGCGCTTTCGACGCGCATTGGGACGCCATCGGCGCTGGATGCCGTGAGGGTGATGTCGTCAACGTTGTTGGCACATCCACCTGCATCATCGCCATGCAACCCAGGACATCTTTGATTCCCGGTGTGTGCGGCGTTGTCCCGGGCAGCGTACATCCGCAGTACACCGGTGTTGAGGCGGGGTTGTCCGCCGTTGGCGATATCTTCGACGCCATCGCACGGCGTTCCGGCACAGATGTAAAGACGCTGTCGCAAGGGCTGGACACCTTCCGCGCAGGGCAGACAGGCCTGCTTCGTCTCTCCTGGGACAACGGCGACCGCACTGTGCTGGTGCGCAGCGATCTGGGTGGCATCACGCTTGGCTGGAACCTGGTCAGCACGGCGCAGGACGAGTTGTTCGCAGCGATTGAAGGTACGGCGTTCCACACACGCATCATCCTTGAGCGCATGGCGGAATATGGTGTGCCGGTGGAACGCGTCATCAACGGCGGCGGCATTCCGCAGCATAATCCCACGCTGAACCAGATCTACGCCAACGTATTCAATAAGCCGGTGCTGGTGCCTGCTTCCTCCACCACGAGTGTTGGGGCGGGCATCTTCGCACAGGTTGCGGCTGGTTCGTTTGCGACGATCGAAGATGCCCAGGCACGCATGTGTCCGCAGCACAAGGTCTATGAACCGGACCCGGACGCCGTGGTGATCTATGAGCAGCTATATCCGCTGTACCGGCGCGTCTATGAGAGCTTCGGAGATCGCCGCGCCGCGCCGCAATCTTTCACGGAAGTGCTGCATGATCTTCGTGAGATTGCAGCCAGGAGCCGTGGCGCACACTAA
- a CDS encoding ABC transporter permease — translation MGAIYILWLRELKRYVRSRVQVVVSLAQPCLYLFAFGAGFSPVFRQAGLGSYLQFIAPGIIGMTILFSSVFNGIAMLWDRQFGFLKETLVAPVSRLQIMTGRTLGGATVAVIQGTLVLLICLLFGFRPQHWTSLPYAFVFVFLVAMLFSALGTAIGSVIKDMQGFQLVMNFLVMPIYFLSGALYPLANLGKVMKVITHLDPLTYGVDGLRGALIGHWQFSPALDAGILTAITCGFLVLGAYLFSKIEV, via the coding sequence ATGGGTGCAATTTACATTCTGTGGCTTCGGGAACTGAAGCGTTATGTCCGTTCGCGTGTGCAGGTGGTGGTATCGCTGGCGCAGCCCTGCCTTTATCTGTTTGCCTTTGGAGCCGGTTTCAGCCCGGTCTTTCGTCAGGCCGGTCTGGGCAGCTATCTGCAATTCATTGCGCCGGGCATCATTGGCATGACCATTCTGTTTTCGTCCGTGTTCAACGGCATTGCCATGCTGTGGGATCGCCAGTTTGGGTTCCTGAAAGAGACGCTGGTAGCGCCAGTATCGCGCCTGCAGATTATGACGGGCCGCACGCTGGGCGGCGCCACGGTCGCCGTGATTCAGGGCACGCTGGTGCTGCTCATCTGCCTGCTCTTTGGCTTCCGGCCGCAACACTGGACGTCGCTTCCCTATGCGTTTGTCTTTGTGTTTCTGGTGGCCATGTTGTTCTCCGCGCTGGGAACGGCCATTGGCTCCGTCATTAAGGACATGCAGGGGTTCCAACTGGTGATGAACTTCCTGGTTATGCCCATTTACTTCCTCAGCGGCGCGCTATATCCGCTGGCAAACCTGGGCAAGGTGATGAAAGTCATCACGCACCTTGACCCGTTGACCTATGGCGTGGACGGGCTGCGTGGAGCGCTGATCGGCCACTGGCAGTTCTCACCCGCGCTGGACGCAGGCATACTGACTGCTATCACCTGCGGCTTCCTGGTGCTGGGCGCCTACCTGTTCTCGAAGATCGAGGTGTAG
- a CDS encoding ABC transporter ATP-binding protein, with translation MIRVRNLVRTFGDFTAVKDITFDVEQGEIFAFLGPNGAGKSTTIKMLTTLLRPTSGTIELDGKDPNRNQIAARQSFGIVFQDPSLDQEQTAWENMELHGVLYHVPRKVRAERIETLLKTFELWDRKDAMVKTFSGGMKRRLEIARGFLHTPKILFLDEPTLGLDPQSRNQLWTHVKALNESEKTTVFLTTHYMDEADRVAHRIAIMDHGAIVAQGTSAELKAQTDTDSLEAAFLALTGSSLRDEGADAKAGLRQMAQMWRR, from the coding sequence ATGATCCGTGTACGCAATCTTGTCCGCACCTTCGGCGATTTCACTGCTGTAAAGGACATCACATTTGACGTGGAGCAGGGCGAGATTTTCGCCTTCCTGGGGCCGAACGGCGCAGGAAAATCCACCACTATCAAGATGCTTACCACGCTGCTGCGCCCCACCAGCGGCACCATTGAATTGGACGGCAAAGACCCCAACCGCAACCAGATTGCGGCACGGCAGAGTTTTGGCATCGTCTTCCAGGACCCCAGCCTGGACCAGGAACAGACTGCGTGGGAAAACATGGAACTGCACGGCGTGCTGTATCACGTGCCGCGCAAGGTCCGTGCAGAACGCATTGAAACGCTGCTGAAAACCTTCGAGCTATGGGACCGCAAAGATGCCATGGTGAAGACCTTCTCCGGCGGTATGAAACGCCGACTGGAAATTGCGCGCGGATTCCTGCATACGCCGAAGATTCTCTTTCTGGACGAGCCCACGTTGGGCCTTGATCCGCAGAGCCGCAACCAGCTCTGGACGCATGTGAAGGCCCTGAATGAGAGCGAAAAGACCACCGTCTTCCTCACCACGCATTACATGGATGAAGCGGATCGTGTGGCGCATCGCATTGCCATCATGGACCACGGCGCCATCGTGGCACAGGGAACCTCGGCGGAGTTGAAGGCGCAGACGGACACGGACTCTCTGGAAGCGGCATTTCTCGCGCTGACGGGTTCGTCGCTGCGTGACGAAGGTGCGGATGCAAAGGCTGGCCTGCGGCAGATGGCCCAGATGTGGAGGCGATAG